Genomic window (Zingiber officinale cultivar Zhangliang chromosome 2B, Zo_v1.1, whole genome shotgun sequence):
ATCTTTGCAGACATTTGATATTTCTATTGATCACGCGTACAAATTGACAAATAGTAATGCTGGGCACTTATCCTTATCCACAACAAATATTAACATCCAAATCTAAGTTACACAGACATTTTCCTTCATTATGTTCTACCTTTGTCTCACTTGCAGAATGCAAGATGTGCAGCGGAGCAAACGCAGACAGTTACGCGCCAATCGTCCACGATAACAATTGCTCCTGTCCAAGGTAACCAACGAAGCTCTAAAGCCAAAATCTTCAAATCATGCCAAGTCAATAACAGTTTCTTTCATGGTTAAAACACCTTATCTTATTCTTTTAGGAAAGGAGAAATCACCAGAGCTTGATGATGGAGGAACAGGCTTCCCTCCTCGTGATGACGACGGTGGTGGTGGTGGGGGTGGGGGTGGAGGAGGGGGCGGCCACTGGGCTGGtggtttcttcttcttcggcttGCTCGCTTTCTTAGGGCTAATGAAG
Coding sequences:
- the LOC122048822 gene encoding protein YELLOW LEAF 1, choloroplastic-like yields the protein MSVGQSDEWSEYDECLAERQTLEVASAAVICAAVLNARCAAEQTQTVTRQSSTITIAPVQGKEKSPELDDGGTGFPPRDDDGGGGGGGGGGGGGHWAGGFFFFGLLAFLGLMKDQEDEGSYGKQKARY